TCAGCAAGTAGCGATAAATCCACCAATTCTTAAATGGCACCTCCTAATCACATCCTTAATCCCAGCAGACATGATCAATCAGGAAGTGGCCAGACTGTATCTGCCTCAATCTCTCCacgttattattatttttattattataaacaGCTGCTCCTCCCTGTTATGATTGATTCCTGATTCATTATATAtacacatcttcttcatcaacaACCAAATAACCAATGCTTGTTAATTAGAAATATATATTGATTTACTGGtgcaaaacaaaaagaatgccTTGCAAAAGCTTGTCTGCTTTGCTTCTTTCTCTCTTTGTTATAATTATTACAACAGCTTCTGCTCAACTCACTGCCAACTTCTATCGCAGTACGTGCCCAAATGTGGAAACCCTTGTCCGCAATGCCGTCCAAACGAAGTTCAGCCAGACCTTTGTTACTGCTCCGGCAACTCTCAGACTCTATTTTCACGATTGCTTTGTCAGGGTACGTACGCGTAGATTCCATCCATAATTCATTAGCTGATCAATTTACTAGTttcgacttttttttttcttctctcacTTTTTTGGCCCGCATCAATTATTACGCGCGGACGAGTGCTTTTTTCTGCAGGGCTGATGTTGATGCTTGCTTTTGTGATAAATTTTGGTTTGACGTCTGTCTGTGTACAGGGTTGCGATGCTTCGATTATGATTGCAAAGCCTGATAACAGCGCCGAAAAGGATCACCCCGACAATCTTTCGCTCGCCGGAGATGGATTTGACACCGTTGTCAAAGCCAAAGCAGCTGTAGATAGCGATCCTCGGTGCAAAAACAGAGTTTCATGTGCTGACATACTGGCTTTGGCTACCCGTGAAGTCGTTTCCTTGGTATGATTATTCCTAAATTTGAAGCAGTAGGGCGCAAGCATCGCTTGATAACAAGCTTCTCATTGTTAATCAAAACGAGCAGAATTGTGATTTGTGAATGAATAATCttgattttgtttaattatgCAGGCTGGGGGACCATTTTATCCGGTCGAATTGGGACGCCGTGATGGGAGAATATCTACCATTGCCAGTGTACAACATAGGCTTCCGTCGCCGAACTTTAATCTGGACCAGCTCAATGCCTTGTTTTCTAGTCATGGTCTAGACCAAACTGATATGATTGCTTTATCAGGTAACAAATAGAAGCCAGCATTACTATCATTGTTCTGATTCATATGTTTCCTGGAAATCTTGAAATAGATTGCTTGGTCTTCTTCTTCTGAAGCCACCAATGatccttgaattttttttccttttttttttgggggaaatCCCCTGATaatttgatttccaaatattttaATCCTCCTTGCAAGAATCAATTAACAAAATTTCGGCTTTGCTTCTCTAGTAGATTGACGTATTTTTTCTTCATAACATTCATGGTTAATTtatcaatttcttgatttgttgcAGGTGCACATACAATTGGATTCTCCCACTGCAGAAGATTCTCCAAGCGCATATACAGTTTTACTCCTCAAACAAGAATTGACCCAACACTGAATCTGCAATACGCCATGCAGCTAAGGCAAATGTGCCCAACAAACGTCGACTCAAGAATTGCCATCGACATGGATCCGACCACCCCTAATACTTTTGACAATGCTTATTTCCAAAATCTTCAGCAAGGAAAGGGCTTGTTCACCTCTGATCAAGCATTGTTTACGGATAATCGGTCAAAGACCACCGTCAACCAATTTGCGTCCAACAAAGCTGCTTTCCAGAAAGCTTTTATCACAGCCATCACCAAGCTGGGCCGCGTTGGAGTCTTGACTGGGAATCAGGGCGAGATCAGACGTGACTGCACAAGGCCAAACTGATTAATCCAACAGCTCCCACATTTCCATGGACAGAAATTAGTCTTTCAGTGTGAAGTATAGCTAATTCTTTATTTGTTTGTGAGGCTGTGAACCCTGTAAAACTCTTTCTTCGACAAGGATGTAAATTCCTTTTTGTGTGGTTTTCATTGCAATTTCAAGAATTTAAGAAATGTAAAGAGCAAAAATGAGTTTGGCTATAAGCAACAAGAACAGGACAAACTTTCTTAGAATCAGAAGAGTTCTTGCAAGGAGATGAGCGGatacaaagaaaagaaatatgggAGCTGTAAGTACTAGAGAGAGTaacagaaaacaaaagcaagGGAGCATAATTTCCAGTGCAATCAAGTCTAAAAATGCAGAGAAGGGAAGAGGTCAAGTTTAAGTGTGAGTTGTGGATACAAGAGGTTTCTGTGCATAACTAGGAAACCAGGATTTTACACGTACGTGAGATTGCAGTAGTAATATAGTAGTAGCATGGCTGCCTGAAAAGTGATGCTTGGTAGCACTTAAGAACAGGAATTGTGTGATCTACTGGTCTTTCAATTCATCATATTAGTGTGATTGTgcataggttttttttttttttcactttgtaTGCTTTATACGGTTGTCTGCCCAGGTTTATCATACTTGCTACAGAGGGCTGTTTTTCCTTTTGCctttgaatttctttcttctgttgttttattatattaGGAAGGGGAGAATGCATGGATTGCATAGTGAAGATCAAAAGGCTTGCCAGTGAAATTACTCGAGTGAAAAaagacccttttttttttaataaaaataaagatgtACGTTCTCTTTTTTAAAGAATATAATCTCATTGAAGTAAATTTATTTTGTTCTCCTTGCGTATAGTATAGAATTTGACTTGAAATGAAGTTATCAAGCAAATAATAGACGATAAATCGCAATTTAGAAGCTCCAATTGAACGTAAAATACTCCTAGAAGTTACCAAGGCCTGTAAGTAActattttttccaatttctacCATATTCTGCGATTTCTCCTCTTTAAAAGGGGCTAAACTTCCTCAGGAAGAAAGGGGGAAAAAGGAAACAGAACGCAAGTTTTACTGGCATTGAACATTCTAATCAGTGCTTGTCCAAAGATTCTACAGTGCTGTCAATTCAATCTAACCAGCTTGATAGTTTCAAAGAATCACAAGGAGAGCCAAACATGGAATGGAACCAGTGACAACGCCATGTCCAGACTCAGGAAGTTTTCCTCTGTAGGAAACCAACACGAGGACGTGGCACCAGTGACCGGATCCTCACCATGGCTGCTGTGCTGGGGTGAAAAGGCTCATGTCCATGCCTGATGAGTTGACTATTTCCAGCAGTGATTCTTTAGAGGATTGGGTGAAGATTGGCTTGCCTGCCAAGGCAAATAGTGAAAGCAGAATGTGGTTGTTTGGATTTTACTTTTTAGCGAGCGATGAGCGAATTTGGAGAAGGAGGCATTTAAGTTGTCGCAAGGGAATTTGTTGACATACCCGTATGTCAAGAAAGCGACTGCTAAAAAACATGCTGGCACTGAAAGGTGGTTACTATGATTTTGTTAAGGGGTCGTTTGAAATTTGGGCCTCAAATTTAACCTGTTTCCATCTATTTCCTACGCTGTCAGCGCTTCTAAGTTCATGTAATAGTAGCATACATCGAATAATTTTTCTAGCTTTGATCATGTCAATTGTCGTGAACACTTTGTCCTAATCATGAAAAGTCTTCGTTTTTTGCTGAAAAGGGGACTACCTGCAGAAAATTTACCTTTACCTAGCTTGTTTT
The Coffea arabica cultivar ET-39 chromosome 6c, Coffea Arabica ET-39 HiFi, whole genome shotgun sequence genome window above contains:
- the LOC113692559 gene encoding peroxidase 16-like isoform X1; this translates as MPCKSLSALLLSLFVIIITTASAQLTANFYRSTCPNVETLVRNAVQTKFSQTFVTAPATLRLYFHDCFVRGCDASIMIAKPDNSAEKDHPDNLSLAGDGFDTVVKAKAAVDSDPRCKNRVSCADILALATREVVSLAGGPFYPVELGRRDGRISTIASVQHRLPSPNFNLDQLNALFSSHGLDQTDMIALSGAHTIGFSHCRRFSKRIYSFTPQTRIDPTLNLQYAMQLRQMCPTNVDSRIAIDMDPTTPNTFDNAYFQNLQQGKGLFTSDQALFTDNRSKTTVNQFASNKAAFQKAFITAITKLGRVGVLTGNQGEIRRDCTRPN
- the LOC113692559 gene encoding peroxidase 45-like isoform X2, which produces MINQEVARLTCPNVETLVRNAVQTKFSQTFVTAPATLRLYFHDCFVRGCDASIMIAKPDNSAEKDHPDNLSLAGDGFDTVVKAKAAVDSDPRCKNRVSCADILALATREVVSLAGGPFYPVELGRRDGRISTIASVQHRLPSPNFNLDQLNALFSSHGLDQTDMIALSGAHTIGFSHCRRFSKRIYSFTPQTRIDPTLNLQYAMQLRQMCPTNVDSRIAIDMDPTTPNTFDNAYFQNLQQGKGLFTSDQALFTDNRSKTTVNQFASNKAAFQKAFITAITKLGRVGVLTGNQGEIRRDCTRPN